The stretch of DNA CACGGGTCACGTGTCCATCCCGGAAATGGTCGTTCTTCTAGCGTAGGTGTTTTGCGTAAAGACTGTGTTAAAGTGCCCCGGCTGCTCCGGAAATATCACAAAACATTACATGGTCGGCGTCACCAGGGACGGGATGGTCTAAAGTGGCAAGTGTCCGCGTTGTGGAGTGGCTATGGCAGCGTCGTTCTTACCGCCTATCCTGGTGCCCTTGGTGGGGATTGTCTTCCCGGCCGTGGCAATGGCCTTTTTGTTTGTGTACATCGAAAAAGAGGACATTGCCTAAAATAGGGGCTAACGGTGGTACGGGGTAGGGATGAACGCGCGGGATTTTTTTGCTCGCAACGGTGGCTTGTGGTACTCCCAGCGGGTGACGCATCACCTGGCCTTTCGACAAACGGAATGGGGCCAGTCCCGAATCTGGGTGACAGACCTAGCCCTGGATGACCCGGCGGTACTGGCCGTTTGTGCCCAACACCAGTGTTCCCCTACCCAAGCCGGCTGTGCCTCCCGAGTGGAATGGCAGGGCGTGATGGGCTGGGACCGGGAGGGGGATCAACAAAATGGCAGTACCGTGATGGTGCTGATCCCCCGCGATGAACGGTCGGGACACCTGTTACGGGAAGTGGGATACGCGGAAAAAAGCCCAGTGGCCGGTTGGTATGACCTCGACGAAACGGGGGCCTTAACCCTGACCACGGAGTACGCCACGTTGCGCTCCCGAGAACGAATTTGGTTTGAGGGGGACCAGGTGCGTCTGCGTACGAGTACGGTGGGGTACGGGTTTGGTGGCATGACCATGGCGACGTTTGCGGTGGAAACCCGCACCCCCTGGCCAAAAACATCGGCCCCTCCTTCCCCGGCGCCCACCATCTTGGGCTGGTAGAACGGCCCGGCTTCTGACCAGAGCCTGGTCCTATAGCTTTAGATAGCCCTGGCCTTTCCCTGAGGTTTTCCGCAAAGCTGTGCTATATTAGAGCGTTTCCAATCTGCCTATGCTATGGCTGCCGTGAAAGTTGTCAGTGAAAACCGGGAGGCCCGCCATCGCTATGACATCCTGGAAACCTACGAGTGCGGCATCGAACTCAAGGGGACGGAAGTGAAGTCGGTACGGGCGGGTAAGGTCAATTTGCGGGATGGCTTTGCCCGGTTCAAGGACGGGGAGCTGTATTTAATGAATGTGCATATTTCACCCCACGAGACGGCCAGCGCCTACTTTAACCATGACCCCCGGCGGACCCGAAAATTGCTCATGCACCGGGCGGAACTGCGCAAACTGATCGGCAAGGTGGAACAAAAAGGACTAACCCTGGTGCCCCTGAAAATGTACTTCAAAGGGGATTGGGTCAAGGTGCTGCTGGGATTGGCCCGGGGTCGCAAGCTACACGATAAGCGCCAGGCCCTCAAGGAACGCGAGCAAAAGCGGGAAATCGAACGCGCCCTCAAACAGTGGGACTAAAAATGTTACTTCTGATACAAATACTCAGGGGCCATCTGCTCCCTAATAAAGGGATGACGCCATGACGTGAACCGGTGTTCCGCAGTCAGATTGCGACCAGGCGCGAGGATTACCCATTCTGGCGCCCGGTCACGGGGGTCTGATCGCTTAGACCGGATGTTGTTTTTTTTCGAGAGGAGTGTGACCCATGCCAAGTGTTCGTTGGAAGCCTCGTCGCTTTCGCCTTAGTCCGCGTAAGTTGCGGTTTAGGCAGTTTTCTATTCCCCAGGGTTGGTTGGCCCTATTGGGGTATTTCTACTTGCCGCTCCTGATTCTAGGGGTGGTGGCCTGGGGAACCATGGTGGCTGCACAGACGCCCACAGCCCCTGCTGCGCCGATGGTTGATTTAAGCGGGGTGGAAAAGGACCTCAAGGAGTTGACAGACCAAGCCGGTAGCCTGAAAGTCGCTGTGGACACGGTCTGGGTGCTACTGTGCGCCTTCCTGGTGATTTTTATGAACGCCGGGTTTGCCATGGTGGAATCGGGTTTTTGCCGCCAGAAAAATGCCGTTAACATCCTGTCCAAAAACCTAATCGTCTTTGCCGTTAGCACCCTGGCGTTTTGGATTTTTGGGTTCGCCTTCATGTTCGGCGACGGCAACGAGTTCATGGGCCTGAACGGCTTTTTCTTGGCTGGTCCCGATAACAGTCCGGCAACTGGGGATGACTACCAAGGAATATTTAGCGCCTTGAACTGGACGGGGGTGCCCCTGTCGGCTAAGTTCCTTTTCCAAGTGGCCTTTGCGGGGACGGCAGCCACGATTGTTTCCGGGGCCGTGGCCGAGCGCATTAAGTACATTGACTTCCTATTTTTCAGTTTCATCCTGGTGGGGTTTATCTACTCCATCGGCGGTCACTGGGTCTGGGGCGGCGGTTTCCTAGCGGACTTGGGGTTCTGGGATTTCGCCGGTTCTACGGTGGTGCACTCGGTAGGGGGCTGGGCGGCTTTGATGGGGGCCGCGCTCCTGGGGCCTCGCATCGGCAAGTATAGCGAAGCGGGGGTGAATGCGATTCCCGGCCACAATCTAGGGTTTGCCACGTTGGGTTGCTTGATCCTGTGGTTGGGCTGGTTTGGGTTTAACCCCGGTTCGACCATGGCAGCGGACCCGGCGGCGATTGGTCATATTTGTCTCACAACCAACCTGGCAGCGGCTACAGGGGGCTTGGCAGCAACAGCCACCTCCTGGGCGCGGTTCGGTAAACCGGATTTGTCCATGACCATCAACGGTATCCTGGCCGGTTTGGTGGGAATCACCGCCGGTTGCGCCTTTGTAAATGCGGCCTCGGCGGTCATCATCGGTCTGATCGCCGGGATCATTGTGGTGTTTTCCGTGTCCTTCCTGGATCAGATCAAGATTGATGACCCGGTGGGGGCGATTTCCGTCCACCTGGTATGTGGCGCCTGGGGGACGTTGGCCGTCGGTTTGTTTGCTCTGGGTCCCACCGGAGAACTCTACGGTGAAGATGCCGGTCCCGCGGCCGGTCTGTTCTTTGGTGGCGGCATTACCCAGCTCTGGCATCAGTTCCTGGGGGTGATCATTGTCGGCGGCTGGGTGGTGGTTACGGCGACGGTGGCCTGGCTAGTGCTCAAGGCCATCTTTGGCCTGCGGGTGCCGCCGGAGGAGGAGATCAAGGGCCTGGATGTGGGCGAGCACGCCATGGAGGCCTACGCCGGTTTTGTCAAGGAAGAACTGTAACTGACCCGGTTAGGCAACGGCTTAGGGGAGGTGTCGCAAGGCACCTCGTTTTTTTTGGGGGGAAGGCCAGTGCACTGACCCCCACTTGCCGGTATTACCCCCTATAATTTAAGACAAACCGTGAAGAAACGTAAATTTCCTTATAGGGACGCTGTGGCCGGCAGAAGGCTACAGTGGAAACGAGCGGGAAATTTACCTTCCGGTTGACGGTCTCTATACATCTCGGTTTGGGAGAACGACGATGACCATTGCGATTGGACGGGCCCAGGAGCGGGGATGGTTTGACGTCCTCGATGACTGGCTGAAACGGGATCGATTTGTCTTCGTAGGCTGGTCGGGTCTGTTGCTGTTCCCCTGTGCTTACCTGGCTTTGGGGGGCTGGTTAACAGGCACGACGTTTGTGACGTCTTGGTACACCCATGGGTTGGCCTCGTCCTACCTGGAGGGGTGCAACTTTTTGACGGCGGCGGTGTCCACGCCAGCGGATGCTTTCGGCCATTCTTTGCTGTTTTTGTGGGGGCCAGAGGCCAATTGGGATTTCACCCGCTGGTGCCAAATTGGTGGCCTGTGGACCTTCGTGGCGCTGCATGGGGCTTTCGGGTTGATCGGGTTCTGCCTGCGCCAGTTGGAAATTGCCCGGCTGGTGGGGGTGCGGCCCTATAACGCCATTGCCTTCACGGCGCCGATTGCGGTGTTCGTGTCGGTGTTTTTGATTTACCCCCTGGGGCAATCGAGCTGGTTTTTCGCCCCGAGCTTTGGTGTGGCGGGGATTTTCCGGTTCATCCTGTTCTTCCAAGGGTTCCATAACTGGACGCTAAACCCCTTCCACATGATGGGTGTAGCCGGTGTGCTGGGGGGTGCGCTGCTGTGTGCCATCCACGGGGCGACGGTGGAAAACACCCTGTACCAAGACAGTGACTCCCCTAACACCTTCCGGGGCTTCCAGCCGACCCAGTCGGAAGAAACCTACTCCATGGTGACGGCCAACCGGTTCTGGAGCCAGATTTTTGGGATTGCCTTTAGCAACAAGCGCTGGCTGCACTTCTTCATGCTGTTTGTGCCGGTGACGGGTCTGTGGATGTCCTCCATCGGCGTGGTGGGTCTGGCGTTGAACCTGCGGGCCTACGACTTCATTTCCCAGGAGTTGCGGGCCGCCGAAGACCCGGAGTTTGAAACCTTCTATACCAAGAACATCCTGTTGAACGAAGGCATCCGGGCTTGGATGGCGCCCATGGACCAACCTCACGAAAACTTTGTGTTCCCCGAGGAGGTATTGCCCCGTGGAAACGCTCTATAGTCCTGGTTTTGTGGTTGGTGGCCGGGACCAGGATTCCACCGGTTACGCCTGGTGGGCTGGCAACGCCCGGCTGATCGAACTCTCCGGTAAGCTGTTGGGGGCGCACGTGGCCCATGCGGGGTTGATCGTCTTCTGGACGGGGGCGATGACCCTGTTTGAACTGGCCCACTTTAACCCCAACCAGCCCATGTACGAGCAGGGATTGATCCTGTTGCCTCACCTGGCGACGTTGGGGTACGGGGTCGGCCCGGGGGGAGAAGTGGTGGATACCACCCCCTACTTTGTCACTGGGGTGCTGCACCTGGTGTCGTCGGCGGTGCTGGGCTTTGGTGGCCTGTACCATGCCCTGATCGGCCCGGACACCCTGGAGCAGTCTTTCCCCTTCTTCGGTTACGACTGGCGCGACAAGAACAAGATGACCACCATCCTGGGGATTCACCTGATCCTGTTGGGGTTGGGTGCCCTGCTGTTGGTGGTCAAGGCTATGTTCCTGGGGGGCGTGTACGACACCTGGGCGCCCGGGGGCGGTGATGTGCGGGTGATTACCAACCCCACCCTGGACCCACGGGTGATTTTCGGCTACGTGTTGAATTCCCCCTTTGGCGGCGCCGGTTCGATTGCCAGTGTGGACAACATGGAGGATGTGATCGGTGGCCACATCTGGGTGGGCTTCCTGTGCATTGCCGGCGGGATTTGGCACATCCTGACCACCCCCTTTGGTTGGGCGCGGCGGGCCTTGATCTGGTCGGGTGAGGCCTACCTGTCCTACAGCCTGGGCGCCCTGTCCTTGATGGGCTTTATCGCCTCCTTCATGGTCTGGTACAACAACACGGTCTATCCCAGTGAGTTCTATGGGCCGACGGGGGCAGAGGCGTCCCAGGCCCAGGCCCTGACCTTCTTGATTCGGGACCAGAAGCTAGGGGCGAACATTGCTTCGGCGCAAGGGCCAACAGGTCTCGGGAAGTACCTGATGCGCTCGCCCACTGGGGAAATCATCTTCGGGGGTGAGACCATGCGTTTCTGGGATTTCCGGGGACCCTGGCTGGAACCCCTGCGCGGGCCGAATGGTCTGGACCTGAACAAGCTGAAAAACGACATCCAGCCCTGGCAGGAACGGCGGGCGGCGGAATACATGACCCATGCGCCCCTGGGGTCCATTAACTCCGTGGGCGGTGTGGCCACCGAAATCAACTCGGTGAACTATGTGTCGCCTCGGGCCTGGTTGGCGGCGTCCCACTTCATCCTGGCCTTCTTTATGCTGATTGGCCACCTATGGCACGCGGGCCGGGCGCGGGCGGCTGCCGCCGGTTTTGAAAAGGGCATTGACCGTAAGGCCGAGCCGGTCTTCTCCATGAAGCCCTTGGATTAAGCCATCAACGGCTTAGATTCGGACGACCCCTGGGTGCATTGACCTAGGGGTTTTTTATTTAGGGACTGGCGGCGGGTTGGAGATGCTCCACCCAGACGCGGGGAGGACGGGAGCGCCGGATGTTGCGCCAGATTTTCGTTGCTGCCAGGCAGCCATCGGCTACAGCAATCGCCACCTGATTCAGGCCCCTTTTCAGGTCGCCCACGGCAAAGATGCGGGGGTGGGTGGTCTGGCAGAACTCGTCGGTGACTAGGTTTTCCCCGTCCCAGGTCAGCTCGGGAATGGGTTTCAGGTAGTGGTTGTAGTACTTGGCGCCCATGTTGATAAGACCGGTGGTGCATTCGATGCGGGTGCCATCGACAAATTCCACCCCCTGCAATTGGTGGTTTTCCCCCAGAAAGCGGGCAATGGGCGTTTCGATCAAGGGATAACCGCAGGCCTTGAGGCGGGCTTTCATCTCGTCGCTGACGGGGAACAAACCGTGGGTGAGGACGGTGATGTAGGGGGTAAACCAGCTCAGGACAAAGGCCGCCTCGATTTGGGACTCCTTACCGGCAATCAAGATCGCCTTTTGGTCCCACATGTCAAACCCGTCGCAAATCATGCACACGTGCAGGCTATAGCCGGCAAATTCGTACACATTTTGCATGTCCTCCAGTTGGGGTAGGATGTCCATGATGCCGGTGGCCGCTACCAGATATTGCCCCTTGAAGGTGACAGAAGTGGGGTTGGTCTTGCCGATTTTCACCTGCACTTCTAAGTAATCGCCCCGGTCGGTCACCCCGTCCACAAATCCCCGCAGGTAATCC from Gloeomargarita sp. SRBZ-1_bins_9 encodes:
- the psaI gene encoding photosystem I reaction center subunit VIII; the protein is MAASFLPPILVPLVGIVFPAVAMAFLFVYIEKEDIA
- a CDS encoding phycobiliprotein lyase, whose amino-acid sequence is MNARDFFARNGGLWYSQRVTHHLAFRQTEWGQSRIWVTDLALDDPAVLAVCAQHQCSPTQAGCASRVEWQGVMGWDREGDQQNGSTVMVLIPRDERSGHLLREVGYAEKSPVAGWYDLDETGALTLTTEYATLRSRERIWFEGDQVRLRTSTVGYGFGGMTMATFAVETRTPWPKTSAPPSPAPTILGW
- the smpB gene encoding SsrA-binding protein SmpB — translated: MAAVKVVSENREARHRYDILETYECGIELKGTEVKSVRAGKVNLRDGFARFKDGELYLMNVHISPHETASAYFNHDPRRTRKLLMHRAELRKLIGKVEQKGLTLVPLKMYFKGDWVKVLLGLARGRKLHDKRQALKEREQKREIERALKQWD
- a CDS encoding ammonium transporter, which produces MRFRQFSIPQGWLALLGYFYLPLLILGVVAWGTMVAAQTPTAPAAPMVDLSGVEKDLKELTDQAGSLKVAVDTVWVLLCAFLVIFMNAGFAMVESGFCRQKNAVNILSKNLIVFAVSTLAFWIFGFAFMFGDGNEFMGLNGFFLAGPDNSPATGDDYQGIFSALNWTGVPLSAKFLFQVAFAGTAATIVSGAVAERIKYIDFLFFSFILVGFIYSIGGHWVWGGGFLADLGFWDFAGSTVVHSVGGWAALMGAALLGPRIGKYSEAGVNAIPGHNLGFATLGCLILWLGWFGFNPGSTMAADPAAIGHICLTTNLAAATGGLAATATSWARFGKPDLSMTINGILAGLVGITAGCAFVNAASAVIIGLIAGIIVVFSVSFLDQIKIDDPVGAISVHLVCGAWGTLAVGLFALGPTGELYGEDAGPAAGLFFGGGITQLWHQFLGVIIVGGWVVVTATVAWLVLKAIFGLRVPPEEEIKGLDVGEHAMEAYAGFVKEEL
- the psbD gene encoding photosystem II D2 protein (photosystem q(a) protein), which produces MTIAIGRAQERGWFDVLDDWLKRDRFVFVGWSGLLLFPCAYLALGGWLTGTTFVTSWYTHGLASSYLEGCNFLTAAVSTPADAFGHSLLFLWGPEANWDFTRWCQIGGLWTFVALHGAFGLIGFCLRQLEIARLVGVRPYNAIAFTAPIAVFVSVFLIYPLGQSSWFFAPSFGVAGIFRFILFFQGFHNWTLNPFHMMGVAGVLGGALLCAIHGATVENTLYQDSDSPNTFRGFQPTQSEETYSMVTANRFWSQIFGIAFSNKRWLHFFMLFVPVTGLWMSSIGVVGLALNLRAYDFISQELRAAEDPEFETFYTKNILLNEGIRAWMAPMDQPHENFVFPEEVLPRGNAL
- the psbC gene encoding photosystem II reaction center protein CP43 yields the protein METLYSPGFVVGGRDQDSTGYAWWAGNARLIELSGKLLGAHVAHAGLIVFWTGAMTLFELAHFNPNQPMYEQGLILLPHLATLGYGVGPGGEVVDTTPYFVTGVLHLVSSAVLGFGGLYHALIGPDTLEQSFPFFGYDWRDKNKMTTILGIHLILLGLGALLLVVKAMFLGGVYDTWAPGGGDVRVITNPTLDPRVIFGYVLNSPFGGAGSIASVDNMEDVIGGHIWVGFLCIAGGIWHILTTPFGWARRALIWSGEAYLSYSLGALSLMGFIASFMVWYNNTVYPSEFYGPTGAEASQAQALTFLIRDQKLGANIASAQGPTGLGKYLMRSPTGEIIFGGETMRFWDFRGPWLEPLRGPNGLDLNKLKNDIQPWQERRAAEYMTHAPLGSINSVGGVATEINSVNYVSPRAWLAASHFILAFFMLIGHLWHAGRARAAAAGFEKGIDRKAEPVFSMKPLD
- a CDS encoding NAD(P)/FAD-dependent oxidoreductase, coding for MKLNSQNLHQRLDTLYDAIVAGGGMGGLSAAIYLARYGLKCLVIEKGKGRSLWMQELRNYVGLDPTTPGREILRHATDMALHWGADYLRGFVDGVTDRGDYLEVQVKIGKTNPTSVTFKGQYLVAATGIMDILPQLEDMQNVYEFAGYSLHVCMICDGFDMWDQKAILIAGKESQIEAAFVLSWFTPYITVLTHGLFPVSDEMKARLKACGYPLIETPIARFLGENHQLQGVEFVDGTRIECTTGLINMGAKYYNHYLKPIPELTWDGENLVTDEFCQTTHPRIFAVGDLKRGLNQVAIAVADGCLAATKIWRNIRRSRPPRVWVEHLQPAASP